One Ornithorhynchus anatinus isolate Pmale09 chromosome 2, mOrnAna1.pri.v4, whole genome shotgun sequence DNA segment encodes these proteins:
- the GOPC gene encoding Golgi-associated PDZ and coiled-coil motif-containing protein isoform X1, translated as MSAGVPGAPGGGLSMFRWLEVLEKEFDKAFVDVDLLLGEIDPDQADITYEGRQKMTSLSSCFAQLCHKAQTVSQINHKLEAQLVDLKSELTETQAEKVVLEKEVHDQLLQLHAVQLQLHAKTGQNVDSGAIKAKLSVFSVEELERELEANKKEKVKEAQLEAEVKLLRKENEALRRHIAVLQAEVYGARLAAKYLDKELAGRVQQIQLLGRDMKGPAHDKLWNQLEAEIHLHRHKTVIRACRGRNDLKRPLQAPAGHDQDSLKKSQGVGPIRKVLLLKEDHEGLGISITGGKEHGVPILISEIHPGQPADRCGGLHVGDAILAVNGVNLRDAKHREAVTILSQQRGEIEFEVVYVAPEVDSDDENVEYEDESGHRYRLYLDELEEGGNPGPNRRGASADVRLLQGFDKKPVIDGRENGELGTSRDTPLDDSTSKLVESAESLS; from the exons ATGtcggcgggggtcccgggcgcCCCGGGCGGCGGGCTGTCCATGTTCCGCTGGCTGGAGGTGCTGGAGAAGGAGTTCGACAAGGCCTTCGTCGACGTCGACCTGCTGCTGGGCGAGATCGACCCCGACCAGGCCGACATCACCTACGAGGGCCGCCAGAAGATGACCAGCCTCAGCTCCTGCTTCGCGCAGCTCTGCCACAAGGCGCAGACCGTGTCCCAGATCAACCACAAGctcgag GCTCAGCTGGTGGATCTGAAATCGGAATTGACCGAGACCCAGGCTGAGAAAGTTGTCTTGGAAAAAGAAGTGCACGATCAGCTTTTACAGCTCCATGCTGTTCAGCTTCAGCTTCATGCCAAAACCGGCCAAAACGTAGACTCTGGAGCCATTAAGGCGAAATTG TCTGTCTTCTCTGTGGAGGAGCTG GAGAGAGAGCTCGAAGCCAACAAGAAAGAAAAAGTCAAAGAGGCGCAGCTGGAAGCCGAGGTGAAACTGTTGAGGAAAGAGAACGAAGCCCTTCGCCGGCACATTGCTGTTCTCCAGGCTGAGGTCTACGGGGCGAGGCTGGCCGCCAAGTACCTGGACAAAGAACTGGCGGGAAG GGTCCAACAGATCCAGCTGCTGGGTCGAGATATGAAGGGACCAGCCCATGACAAACTTTGGAACCAGCTGGAAGCCGAAATACACCTGCATCGGCACAAGACGGTTATTCGAGCCTGCAGGGGCCGAAACGATCTGAAACGGCCTCTGCAGGCTCCCGCCGGACAC GATCAAGATTCTCTAAAGAAGAGCCAAGGGGTGGGTCCAATCAGAAAAGTCCTCCTTTTGAAAGAAGATCATGAAGGATTAGGCATTTCGATCACG GGCGGGAAGGAACACGGCGTCCCGATTCTCATCTCGGAAATCCATCCCGGCCAGCCCGCGGATCGCTGCGGAGGACTTCACGTGGGCGATGCCATTCTGGCCGTCAATGGCGTCAACCTGAGGGATGCCAAGCATCGAGAAGCTGTAACCATTCTATCCCAGCAG AGAGGGGAGATTGAGTTTGAAGTGGTTTACGTGGCTCCCGAGGTGGATTCTGACGACGAAAATGTGGAATACGAAGATGAGAGCGGGCACCGTTACCGCTTGTATCTTGATGAGTTGGAGGAAGGTGGGAATCCCGGTCCTAATCGAAGAGGGGCCAGTGCGGACGTCAGACTGTTACAAG
- the GOPC gene encoding Golgi-associated PDZ and coiled-coil motif-containing protein isoform X2 produces the protein MSAGVPGAPGGGLSMFRWLEVLEKEFDKAFVDVDLLLGEIDPDQADITYEGRQKMTSLSSCFAQLCHKAQTVSQINHKLEAQLVDLKSELTETQAEKVVLEKEVHDQLLQLHAVQLQLHAKTGQNVDSGAIKAKLERELEANKKEKVKEAQLEAEVKLLRKENEALRRHIAVLQAEVYGARLAAKYLDKELAGRVQQIQLLGRDMKGPAHDKLWNQLEAEIHLHRHKTVIRACRGRNDLKRPLQAPAGHDQDSLKKSQGVGPIRKVLLLKEDHEGLGISITGGKEHGVPILISEIHPGQPADRCGGLHVGDAILAVNGVNLRDAKHREAVTILSQQRGEIEFEVVYVAPEVDSDDENVEYEDESGHRYRLYLDELEEGGNPGPNRRGASADVRLLQGFDKKPVIDGRENGELGTSRDTPLDDSTSKLVESAESLS, from the exons ATGtcggcgggggtcccgggcgcCCCGGGCGGCGGGCTGTCCATGTTCCGCTGGCTGGAGGTGCTGGAGAAGGAGTTCGACAAGGCCTTCGTCGACGTCGACCTGCTGCTGGGCGAGATCGACCCCGACCAGGCCGACATCACCTACGAGGGCCGCCAGAAGATGACCAGCCTCAGCTCCTGCTTCGCGCAGCTCTGCCACAAGGCGCAGACCGTGTCCCAGATCAACCACAAGctcgag GCTCAGCTGGTGGATCTGAAATCGGAATTGACCGAGACCCAGGCTGAGAAAGTTGTCTTGGAAAAAGAAGTGCACGATCAGCTTTTACAGCTCCATGCTGTTCAGCTTCAGCTTCATGCCAAAACCGGCCAAAACGTAGACTCTGGAGCCATTAAGGCGAAATTG GAGAGAGAGCTCGAAGCCAACAAGAAAGAAAAAGTCAAAGAGGCGCAGCTGGAAGCCGAGGTGAAACTGTTGAGGAAAGAGAACGAAGCCCTTCGCCGGCACATTGCTGTTCTCCAGGCTGAGGTCTACGGGGCGAGGCTGGCCGCCAAGTACCTGGACAAAGAACTGGCGGGAAG GGTCCAACAGATCCAGCTGCTGGGTCGAGATATGAAGGGACCAGCCCATGACAAACTTTGGAACCAGCTGGAAGCCGAAATACACCTGCATCGGCACAAGACGGTTATTCGAGCCTGCAGGGGCCGAAACGATCTGAAACGGCCTCTGCAGGCTCCCGCCGGACAC GATCAAGATTCTCTAAAGAAGAGCCAAGGGGTGGGTCCAATCAGAAAAGTCCTCCTTTTGAAAGAAGATCATGAAGGATTAGGCATTTCGATCACG GGCGGGAAGGAACACGGCGTCCCGATTCTCATCTCGGAAATCCATCCCGGCCAGCCCGCGGATCGCTGCGGAGGACTTCACGTGGGCGATGCCATTCTGGCCGTCAATGGCGTCAACCTGAGGGATGCCAAGCATCGAGAAGCTGTAACCATTCTATCCCAGCAG AGAGGGGAGATTGAGTTTGAAGTGGTTTACGTGGCTCCCGAGGTGGATTCTGACGACGAAAATGTGGAATACGAAGATGAGAGCGGGCACCGTTACCGCTTGTATCTTGATGAGTTGGAGGAAGGTGGGAATCCCGGTCCTAATCGAAGAGGGGCCAGTGCGGACGTCAGACTGTTACAAG